The stretch of DNA GTGCGTGAAGGCGGCGAGCGCCTGGAGAAGACCATCAACCGCGCCGACTCCCGCCTGCTCACCAGCCGCGGCCACCGCCGCGAGGTCGCCGAAGACCGGCTCCATCGCCCGGGCAAGCGCGACCGCCGCCGCCGCGGCTGACCAGGGCATCTTCTTCTCCCGCCGGCCGATCGCCGATGCAGGCCGGCAAGCCTGCCCACCCTCTCTTTAGGTTTGCTTTCCGCCCAGCAGCTTGCGGTGCTGCTTGACGATGAAGGGGTCGGTCATGCCCGCGATGTAGTCGCAGACCACGCGCGGCAGGGGCTCCTGCCGGGCCTTCTCCTGATAGCCGGCGGGCAACGTCTCCGGCCGCGCCAGCCAGTGCTCGAACAATTCCCGGATCACCCGCTCCGCCTGCTGCTTTTCCGGATCGAGGCGGGCGCTGAAGTAGAGGTTCTGATAGAGAAACTCCTTGGCGGCACGGCGCTCGGCCTCGACTGCGGGGCTGAAGGCGGCCAAGCGCTCAGGATGGCGGCGCACGTCTTCCACCGACTGCGCGCCCGCGGCCGCCACCCGCGCGCGCGTGTTCTCGATCAGGTCGGTGACCATGCGGTCGATCAGGCGCTTGAGGGCCTCGTTGAACTTCAGCTTCTCGGGCGCGCCCGGGTACTTCGTCTGCACCTCGCGGTACAGGCGGTCGAAGCTCTCCACCCCCTGGCGGATCTGCCGCAAGGTGAGCAGGCGTGACTCCAGGCCGTCGTCCAGGTCGGCGGTGTTGTAGGCGATCTCGTCGGTGAGGTCGATGAGCTGGGCTTCGAGCGGCGGGCGCTGCTCGAGCAGGTACTCAGCCAGTTCGGGGAAGTCGCCGGCGTGGTAGTCGCGGGAGTGCTTGACGATGCCCTCGCGCACCTCGAAGGTGAGATTGAGGCCGCGGAAGGCAGCGTAGCGCCGTTCGAAGTCCTCGACGATGCGCAGCGCGTGCAGGTTGTGGTCGAAGAAGGAGCCGTGGGCGCGCATGGCCGCGTCCAAAGCCTGCTCCCCGGCGTGGCCGAAGGGAGGATGGCCAAGGTCGTGGGCCAGGGCCAGCGCCTCCACCAGGTCCAGGTTCAGCCCCAGGGCGGCGGCGATGGTGCGCGAGATCTGCGAGACTTCGATAGTGTGGGTCAGCCGGTTGCGGAAGTGGTCGGAGAGGCGGCGGGTGAAGACCTGGGTCTTGTTTTCCAGTCGGCGGAAGGCGCGCGCGTGCACGATGCGGTCGCGGTCGCGCTGGAAGTCGTTGCGGTAGGGATGCGGGGGCTCGGGATGACGGCGCCCGCGCGATTCCTCCACTCTGACCGCATACGGGGCGAGCATGAAGAAAGTGTACTCAGTGGATAGTGGATAGTGAATAGTGGATAGAAAAGCTCACCACGAAGGGCACAAAGGGAACCATGGAGGGCACGAAGTGCAAACGGGCGGCCGGCACGGCCGCCCGTCACTATTCACTATCCACTATTCACTGACTCTTCTGCTGGGCCAGGCGGACCTTGGTGGATTCCAGCTTCTTCTGCACGCGGGCGACGTCGGCGGAGTCCACGTCGGCGGGGCTGGACTTGCTCCACTCCGCCAGCGCCCGCTCCCAGTGGGCGACGGCCTGGCGCAGGTCGCCCTTCTTCTCGTACACCTCCGCCATGTGGTCCTGGATGGTGCCGTCGTTGCCCATGCGATCCACGGCCTTGCGCAGATTCTGCTCCGCCAGTTCGTAGTTGCCCAGCTTGAAGTAGGTCCAGCCCAGCGAGTCCAGGTAGGCGCCGTTCTCCGGCTCCAGCCGCACCGCTTTCTGGATGTAGCCGAGGGCCTCTTCCAGGCGCTGGCCGCGGTCGGCCAGCATGTAGCCCAGGTAGTTGAGGGCGGCGGCGTTGCGGGGATCGCCGGCGATCACCTTCTTGAACATCTCCTCGGCCAGGTCGTACTTCTTCTGGCGCTCATAGAGCGAGCCCCACAGGAAGTTGTCGTAGTCGCGGTCGTCGGGCCGGGAAACCAGCGCATCGGCCTTGCGCAGCGCCTCCTCCGCGTCTCCCCAGCGCTTCAGCCGGCTGTAGAGGGTGGTGAGGGTGAGGTAGACGTCGCGGTCGTCGGGCGTGCCCTTGAGCAGGCTGCTGACCTGGGCGAGGGCGGCCTCGGGCTGGCCCGCGTCGGCCATCTGCGCGGCCAGCACCATCTTCAGGGTGCGGTCCTGGGGCAACTTGGCGACCGCTTCCTGGGCCGCGGCCATGGCCAGGTTCCACTGCTTGGCGTCGCGGTAGAGCTCGACGATCTCCTGGTAGGCGCGGGAAGCGTTGTCGTCGCCCAGCTCCAGCATCTTGCGGAACGTGTCCACCGCCTGCAGCGGCTGGTTCATCTCCCGATAGACATTCCCCAGCCGCTCCAGGAAGATGGCGCGATTGGCGCGGTCGGCGGAGCTATAGTTGCCGTCGGGCTTGGCGGTCTGGTCGAGCAGGGCCTGCAGTTTCTGCACCGCCTCCGGGAAGCGCCCCTCGCTGTCGTACACCAGGGCCATGTTGTAGGGAACCTCGAGCGAGCCCGGCGCCAGCGCCTCCACCTTCTTCAGGTTGTCGAGGGCGGCGTCGAACCGCCCGGTGCGGCGGTAGATCTCGGCCATGCGCAGAAAGGCCTGGGCGTCCTGGGGATCGGCCTCGGCGACGACCTTGTATTGCTCCAGGGCGGCCTCCATCTGGCCGTCGTTGAGCAGGTTCTGGGCCAGGCCGCGGATGGCATCCAGATTGTCGTGGTCCAGTTCGACGGCCTTGCGGTAGGCCTCGACCGCGCGCTGGTAGTCCTTCTGCTGCTCGTAGGTATAGCCCAGGGTGGCGTAGATCTTGGGGGAGCGGGCCGCCTCCGGCACCGCGGTCAGGAGCTGGATGGCGTGCGCGTAGTCGCTCTCTTCGTTGTAAAGCAGGGCGAGATTGCTGACCGCTTCTTCGGAGTCGGGCTGGGCCGCGACCGCGGCCTTGAACTCGCTCTCCGCCGCGGCCGTGTTGTTGTTCAGCCGGTAGAGCCGCCCCAGCAGAAGATGGTTCTCGGCCGTGGGCTCCAGGCGCACGATCTCCTGATACTGCTCCAGGGCCAGGCGCAGGAGGTCGTCGGACTGCTGCCCCGCCTGCACGTCTCCCAGCGAGCGCAGGTAGATGCGCCCCAACTGCTTGTGCACGGCCACGTTGTTGGGATCGCGCTTGAGGATCTCCTGGGCCGCCAGCACCGCCTCGCGGATGCGCCCGCTGTTGGCGTAGAGCTCCACCAGTTGCCCTGCCAGGTAGGAGTCGGTGGGATCGGCGGCGATGGCCAGCTTGTATTCATCGATGGCCTTGCTGTACTGCCGCTGCTCCTCATAGCTGTGCGCCAGCATGGCGTGGTAGTAGGCGGCGGCGTGGTCGGGAGCTTTGGGCGTGGCCTCGGGTGGGGCCGACTCCTGGGGCTTGGGCGCCTGCTGGGAATACGCCAGGAGTGATGCCAGGACGACGAGCGGAACAACGTATCGGATTCTCATTCAAGCCCTATTTCCGGGAAAAGCGCCCCTGGCCCCTAGAAACACGCCGGTCGCCAAATAGATGCGCGCGGCCTCGGTCGGGTTGATGCCTATTTTACCCTGTTTGCCGTCCGCGACGGACGTGACCCATGGGCCCGAGGCCCTGCCAGCCCTACTTTCAAGAACGCAGGAGCGGGCGGAGCTTGCGTCTAGTGGCGGAAGTGGCGGATGCCGGTGAAGACCATGGCCAGGCCCAGGCGGTTGGCGGCCTCGATGATCTCCTGGTCGCGCACCGAGCCCCCGGGCTGGATGATGGCGGTGGCGCCCGCCTTGGCGATCTCCTCCACCCCGTCGGGGAA from Terriglobales bacterium encodes:
- a CDS encoding deoxyguanosinetriphosphate triphosphohydrolase, with the translated sequence MLAPYAVRVEESRGRRHPEPPHPYRNDFQRDRDRIVHARAFRRLENKTQVFTRRLSDHFRNRLTHTIEVSQISRTIAAALGLNLDLVEALALAHDLGHPPFGHAGEQALDAAMRAHGSFFDHNLHALRIVEDFERRYAAFRGLNLTFEVREGIVKHSRDYHAGDFPELAEYLLEQRPPLEAQLIDLTDEIAYNTADLDDGLESRLLTLRQIRQGVESFDRLYREVQTKYPGAPEKLKFNEALKRLIDRMVTDLIENTRARVAAAGAQSVEDVRRHPERLAAFSPAVEAERRAAKEFLYQNLYFSARLDPEKQQAERVIRELFEHWLARPETLPAGYQEKARQEPLPRVVCDYIAGMTDPFIVKQHRKLLGGKQT
- a CDS encoding tetratricopeptide repeat protein, with the protein product MRIRYVVPLVVLASLLAYSQQAPKPQESAPPEATPKAPDHAAAYYHAMLAHSYEEQRQYSKAIDEYKLAIAADPTDSYLAGQLVELYANSGRIREAVLAAQEILKRDPNNVAVHKQLGRIYLRSLGDVQAGQQSDDLLRLALEQYQEIVRLEPTAENHLLLGRLYRLNNNTAAAESEFKAAVAAQPDSEEAVSNLALLYNEESDYAHAIQLLTAVPEAARSPKIYATLGYTYEQQKDYQRAVEAYRKAVELDHDNLDAIRGLAQNLLNDGQMEAALEQYKVVAEADPQDAQAFLRMAEIYRRTGRFDAALDNLKKVEALAPGSLEVPYNMALVYDSEGRFPEAVQKLQALLDQTAKPDGNYSSADRANRAIFLERLGNVYREMNQPLQAVDTFRKMLELGDDNASRAYQEIVELYRDAKQWNLAMAAAQEAVAKLPQDRTLKMVLAAQMADAGQPEAALAQVSSLLKGTPDDRDVYLTLTTLYSRLKRWGDAEEALRKADALVSRPDDRDYDNFLWGSLYERQKKYDLAEEMFKKVIAGDPRNAAALNYLGYMLADRGQRLEEALGYIQKAVRLEPENGAYLDSLGWTYFKLGNYELAEQNLRKAVDRMGNDGTIQDHMAEVYEKKGDLRQAVAHWERALAEWSKSSPADVDSADVARVQKKLESTKVRLAQQKSQ